One stretch of Anaerolineales bacterium DNA includes these proteins:
- a CDS encoding zinc ribbon domain-containing protein — MSERIEFTRNYEDLSTNQGFQYEFKCDRCGTGYRTRFQPSVLGTAASALSTASNIFGGFLNSLSNAGENMRSASWEKAHDEAFLKAVEEIKPDFIQCPRCTSWVCKKTCWNEKRGLCKQCAPDLGVEMAAAQASRTTEEIWAHSKVAEEDLAMMKEEAWREGVRATCPSCGKPLPGKTKFCPECGAEVLADIKCAQCGAKLAANAKFCPECGAKVEIELKCSGCGAKLAPGTKFCPECGAKAPS; from the coding sequence ATGAGTGAGAGAATCGAATTCACGCGGAATTATGAAGACTTGAGCACCAACCAGGGGTTTCAGTATGAATTCAAGTGCGATCGCTGCGGTACGGGCTATCGCACCCGCTTCCAGCCATCGGTATTAGGAACGGCAGCCTCGGCATTGTCGACTGCCAGTAATATCTTTGGGGGTTTCCTCAACAGTCTCTCCAATGCGGGTGAGAATATGCGCTCAGCCTCCTGGGAAAAAGCCCACGACGAAGCCTTTCTCAAGGCGGTGGAAGAGATCAAACCCGATTTTATCCAATGCCCGCGCTGCACCAGCTGGGTATGCAAGAAGACCTGCTGGAATGAGAAGCGCGGCTTGTGCAAGCAATGCGCCCCCGACCTGGGTGTTGAGATGGCAGCTGCCCAGGCCTCCCGTACTACCGAGGAGATTTGGGCTCACTCTAAGGTGGCTGAAGAAGACCTGGCCATGATGAAGGAAGAAGCCTGGAGGGAGGGGGTGCGCGCTACCTGCCCGAGCTGCGGGAAGCCGCTCCCTGGGAAGACCAAATTCTGCCCAGAGTGTGGTGCGGAAGTCCTGGCTGATATCAAGTGTGCACAGTGCGGTGCCAAGCTGGCCGCCAACGCTAAGTTTTGCCCGGAGTGTGGCGCAAAAGTGGAAATTGAGCTCAAGTGTTCAGGATGCGGAGCAAAACTGGCCCCAGGCACGAAATTTTGCCCTGAGTGTGGCGCAAAAGCTCCTAGTTAA
- a CDS encoding GNAT family N-acetyltransferase, producing the protein MEWQKDQYTIDTDKSKLNIAMIHHFLYTTAHWAIGRPMSVVKKSIENSLCFGVYQGDEQIGFARLVTDGATVGWICDMFILPAHRGKGLGSWLVDCMMKHPDVAGLRRILLNTRDAHELYKKYAGFRQLLAPESWLERFNDSPMRMAEKSVKPGSKKPVVK; encoded by the coding sequence ATGGAGTGGCAAAAAGACCAATACACGATCGATACCGATAAATCCAAACTCAATATTGCGATGATTCATCATTTTCTCTACACTACTGCCCATTGGGCAATTGGCCGGCCGATGAGCGTGGTGAAGAAATCCATTGAGAATTCTTTGTGCTTTGGGGTGTATCAGGGTGATGAACAGATCGGTTTTGCCCGTTTAGTCACCGATGGAGCCACAGTGGGCTGGATCTGCGACATGTTCATCCTGCCTGCCCATCGTGGAAAAGGATTGGGATCCTGGCTGGTGGATTGCATGATGAAGCATCCAGATGTGGCGGGTTTACGCCGTATCCTGCTCAATACCCGTGATGCGCACGAACTCTACAAGAAATATGCCGGGTTCCGCCAGCTGCTGGCGCCTGAAAGCTGGCTGGAAAGGTTTAATGATTCACCGATGCGGATGGCTGAAAAATCAGTAAAACCCGGATCAAAGAAACCCGTTGTAAAATGA
- a CDS encoding ABC transporter: MPAIIQLNDLSKHYQVPVRKAGLKASIGSLFKREYVIVKAVEQINFSIVQGEVVGFLGPNGAGKTTTLKMLSGLLYPTHGNLSVLGYVPSKRQPEFLRQITLVMGNRQQLVWDLPALDSFDLMRSIYDIPTTEFTRTRDEFIELLELKDLVTKPVRNLSLGERMKMEIAGALLHRPKVLFLDEPTLGLDVTMQRRIRTFVAEYNKRYGATVLLTSHYMADVEALCKRVIVIHHGKLLFDGELSCLVEQFSAFKTVGVTLQTAGASLERYGQVISQDGMRFTLRVPKAETPQVTARLLNDLEVEDLNVEDPPIEDVIEQVFAQGKPEEDPA, from the coding sequence ATGCCCGCCATCATCCAGCTGAATGACCTTTCCAAACACTATCAAGTTCCCGTACGCAAAGCCGGCCTGAAAGCCTCCATCGGGAGCTTGTTTAAACGAGAATACGTGATCGTAAAGGCGGTTGAGCAGATTAATTTCTCAATCGTCCAAGGAGAGGTGGTCGGATTCTTAGGCCCCAATGGTGCGGGGAAAACCACCACGCTGAAAATGCTATCGGGGCTGCTCTACCCCACCCATGGAAACCTGAGTGTGCTTGGCTACGTGCCTTCCAAACGCCAGCCGGAATTCCTGCGGCAGATCACCCTGGTGATGGGTAACCGCCAGCAGCTGGTTTGGGACTTGCCCGCCCTTGACTCGTTTGACCTGATGCGCTCCATTTATGATATCCCCACCACCGAGTTCACCCGTACCCGTGATGAATTCATCGAGCTGCTGGAGCTAAAAGACCTGGTGACGAAACCGGTCCGCAACCTCAGCCTGGGTGAGCGCATGAAGATGGAAATTGCCGGGGCCTTGCTGCACCGCCCGAAGGTGCTATTCCTGGATGAACCCACCCTGGGGTTGGATGTCACCATGCAGCGGCGTATCCGGACCTTCGTGGCTGAATACAACAAACGCTACGGAGCCACCGTGCTGCTTACCTCGCACTACATGGCTGACGTGGAAGCGCTCTGCAAGCGGGTGATTGTGATTCACCACGGCAAGCTGCTGTTTGATGGAGAGCTAAGCTGCCTGGTGGAACAGTTCTCAGCCTTCAAGACCGTTGGTGTGACGCTCCAAACAGCAGGTGCCAGCCTGGAAAGGTATGGACAGGTGATAAGCCAGGATGGCATGCGCTTCACCCTGCGGGTGCCGAAGGCAGAAACGCCTCAGGTAACCGCCCGCCTGCTGAATGACCTGGAAGTGGAGGACCTGAACGTGGAAGACCCACCGATCGAAGATGTGATCGAGCAGGTCTTTGCCCAGGGAAAACCGGAGGAGGACCCTGCATGA
- a CDS encoding ABC transporter permease: protein MRHMIDYYLTTMKVAIQSQIQYRAFHYFYMIGMIAEPVIYLVVWSTVANAQGGSVGGYTPGAFAAYYLVWTLVRNMNIVFTPYGWENRIRGGWFSMDLLRPIHPLNNDVAYFAGMKVVVIVLWIPLGLFLSLFFKPELHPAWYQVIGFFFAIWGAYLIRTMLLSLLGLITFFTTRVGAIFELFFAIELIFSGRLVPMPLMPPVVQQIAAYMPFQWTFYFPIEVLVSTMSVQQMLAGLGMQLLWIAIGWLAVKIMWKYSVRQFSAVGG from the coding sequence ATGAGGCACATGATCGATTATTACCTGACTACGATGAAGGTCGCCATCCAGTCGCAGATCCAGTACCGGGCATTCCACTATTTTTACATGATCGGGATGATCGCCGAGCCGGTGATCTACCTGGTGGTATGGTCGACCGTAGCCAATGCCCAGGGAGGCTCGGTGGGTGGCTATACTCCCGGCGCCTTCGCCGCCTATTATCTGGTGTGGACGCTGGTACGCAACATGAATATCGTGTTCACTCCCTATGGGTGGGAAAACCGCATCCGAGGTGGGTGGTTTTCCATGGACCTGCTGCGGCCGATCCACCCCTTGAACAATGATGTGGCTTACTTCGCCGGGATGAAAGTAGTGGTGATCGTGCTGTGGATCCCGCTGGGGCTGTTCCTGTCCCTGTTCTTCAAGCCCGAGCTGCACCCTGCCTGGTACCAGGTGATCGGTTTCTTCTTCGCCATCTGGGGAGCTTATCTGATCCGCACCATGCTGCTCTCATTGCTGGGGCTGATCACCTTCTTTACCACCCGTGTGGGAGCAATCTTCGAGCTATTCTTCGCCATTGAGTTGATTTTCTCTGGCCGGCTGGTGCCGATGCCGCTCATGCCGCCGGTAGTCCAACAGATAGCGGCTTATATGCCGTTCCAATGGACATTCTACTTCCCCATCGAAGTGCTGGTGTCAACCATGAGCGTGCAGCAGATGCTGGCCGGGCTAGGCATGCAGCTGTTGTGGATCGCCATTGGCTGGCTGGCAGTGAAGATCATGTGGAAGTATTCCGTCCGCCAGTTCTCTGCAGTGGGAGGGTAA
- a CDS encoding GxxExxY protein, which yields MNEERDELTEKILGCAFKVSNTLGCGFLEKVNENALMIELKTAGMNCEQQKSIPVAYQGILVGEYYADILVEGQVILEIKAAKAIDDSYQAQLINYLKATGIHRGLILNFGTTRLGIKRMVY from the coding sequence ATGAATGAAGAAAGAGATGAGCTAACCGAGAAGATACTTGGCTGTGCTTTCAAAGTCAGCAACACTCTCGGCTGTGGATTTCTTGAAAAAGTAAATGAAAACGCGCTGATGATCGAATTGAAGACAGCTGGGATGAATTGCGAACAGCAGAAATCTATCCCAGTGGCTTACCAGGGAATCTTGGTAGGTGAGTACTACGCAGACATTTTAGTGGAAGGGCAGGTCATCCTAGAAATCAAAGCAGCCAAGGCAATTGATGATAGCTATCAAGCTCAATTAATCAATTATCTAAAGGCAACAGGTATACATCGTGGACTCATCCTTAATTTCGGAACCACCAGGCTTGGAATTAAAAGGATGGTTTATTAA
- a CDS encoding ABC transporter permease has translation MELIMLYLAMKYLRVGIQNEMQYRVNFFVQLGQSLISLVTGLIGLWLVFSHTTDLNGWNQAELLIVMGIFVLMGGVINAFIQPNMTRLLEEIQQGTLDYALTKPADAQGLVSIREFRFWSLTDALVGFIVLGYGIYHYQGIVGISQSVAFILALFLGSILIYCFWLMITSTAFWFVRVDEIVNLFQGVYAAGRWPVGIYPQWLRVGLTFIIPVAFAVTIPAEALTSRLTPLILLGTFALTVLFVVLARLVWRWGLKNYSGASA, from the coding sequence CTGGAGTTGATTATGTTATATCTGGCGATGAAATATTTGCGGGTGGGGATACAGAACGAGATGCAGTACCGGGTGAACTTCTTCGTGCAACTCGGCCAATCGCTCATCTCACTGGTCACCGGGTTGATCGGGCTGTGGCTGGTGTTTTCACACACCACTGACCTGAATGGTTGGAACCAGGCGGAGCTGTTGATCGTAATGGGGATTTTCGTGCTGATGGGAGGGGTGATCAATGCCTTTATCCAACCCAACATGACCCGCTTGCTGGAAGAAATCCAGCAGGGCACACTGGATTATGCACTGACCAAGCCGGCTGATGCTCAAGGCCTGGTGAGCATCCGGGAATTCCGCTTTTGGTCACTCACCGATGCGTTGGTGGGATTTATTGTGCTGGGCTATGGGATATACCACTACCAGGGGATCGTGGGCATCAGCCAATCGGTAGCTTTCATTCTGGCACTCTTCCTGGGCAGCATCCTGATTTATTGCTTCTGGCTGATGATCACCTCAACAGCTTTCTGGTTCGTGCGTGTGGACGAAATCGTTAACCTGTTCCAGGGGGTGTATGCGGCTGGAAGGTGGCCGGTGGGTATCTACCCGCAATGGCTGCGGGTGGGGTTGACCTTCATCATCCCGGTGGCGTTCGCGGTCACCATTCCTGCTGAAGCACTCACCTCACGCCTGACACCGCTGATCCTGCTTGGCACATTCGCACTGACCGTATTATTTGTTGTACTGGCGCGCCTCGTCTGGCGTTGGGGGTTGAAGAATTATTCGGGAGCATCGGCGTAA
- a CDS encoding GNAT family N-acetyltransferase, which yields MLYHLLELRMPENLPSIKISRVTELTDDLYQACQRLVPQLTNNNPPPTQDQLARLIGSEASRLFIAQDMSSSRTEIIGLATLIVYPVPTGLRGYIEDVVVEGSWRGKGIGEALTLACLDAAEEAGCPQVMLTCNPGRTAANRLYQRMAFEQRKTNVYRYSFQKKQA from the coding sequence ATGCTTTACCATTTATTGGAGCTGCGTATGCCTGAAAATCTTCCCTCCATCAAAATTTCCAGGGTGACTGAGCTCACCGATGATCTGTACCAGGCCTGCCAGCGCCTGGTGCCCCAGCTGACCAATAATAATCCACCTCCCACACAGGATCAGCTGGCCCGGCTGATCGGAAGTGAGGCATCACGCCTGTTTATTGCCCAGGATATGTCAAGCAGCCGCACAGAGATCATCGGACTGGCAACGTTGATCGTCTACCCCGTCCCAACCGGTCTGCGGGGTTATATCGAGGATGTGGTGGTCGAAGGCAGCTGGAGAGGCAAAGGCATCGGTGAGGCGCTCACCCTGGCATGCCTCGATGCTGCCGAAGAAGCTGGCTGCCCGCAGGTCATGCTGACCTGCAACCCGGGCAGGACGGCTGCCAACCGCCTGTATCAACGAATGGCCTTCGAGCAGCGCAAGACGAACGTGTATCGATATAGTTTTCAGAAAAAGCAAGCATAA
- a CDS encoding peptidase S10 produces the protein MVEQEKETPKSEEPSHPEPKDNLVETKHTIIIDGEEISYTVVCGTIVLKEESEKKGEKEGESEGEKPRAAIFFVAYTRDGVADKQKRPLTFSFNGGPGSSSVWLHLGLLGPRRVLLDDDGFAYPPPYQLVDNAYSLLDHTDLVFIDPVSTGFSRAIPGEKPKQFHGFKKDIESVGDFIRLYTTRYQRWTSPKFLIGESYGTTRAAGLSGYLQERHGMYLNGIMLISSILNFQTADFHTGNDLPYILFLPTYTATAWYHHRLSGELEKDLQATLTEVEDFAMGEYAHALMQGDDLQDEERLLIARKLARFTGLSEDYIDRTSLRIDIFRFTKELLRHAKRTVGRLDSRFKGIDLDSAGEHFEFDPSMSNIGGPYTATLNDYVRGELKFESDLNYEILSERVYPWSYAEFENEYVNVAETLRKAMTTNQYLKVYVANGYFDLATPYLATRYTFKHLGLDRALLDNLRMGFFEAGHMMYIHIPSLARLKSDLVDFITWAVPNP, from the coding sequence ATGGTCGAGCAGGAAAAAGAAACCCCAAAAAGCGAAGAGCCATCCCACCCAGAGCCCAAGGATAATCTGGTTGAGACGAAGCACACCATCATCATCGACGGTGAGGAAATCAGCTACACTGTCGTTTGCGGGACGATTGTTCTGAAGGAAGAGTCGGAAAAGAAAGGTGAAAAGGAAGGCGAGTCGGAAGGAGAGAAACCCCGCGCGGCGATCTTCTTTGTGGCTTACACCCGCGATGGTGTTGCTGACAAGCAGAAGCGTCCATTGACTTTTTCATTTAATGGAGGGCCTGGATCGTCTTCTGTCTGGCTTCACCTGGGTCTGTTAGGCCCACGCCGCGTGCTGCTCGATGATGACGGCTTTGCCTATCCACCTCCGTACCAGCTGGTGGATAATGCCTACTCGCTGCTTGATCATACCGACCTGGTGTTCATTGACCCGGTCAGCACAGGTTTCAGCCGCGCCATTCCTGGTGAGAAACCCAAGCAATTCCACGGTTTTAAGAAGGATATTGAATCGGTGGGTGATTTTATCCGCCTGTACACAACCCGCTATCAACGCTGGACTTCTCCGAAGTTCCTGATCGGCGAGAGTTATGGCACCACCCGGGCAGCCGGTCTTTCAGGCTATCTGCAGGAACGCCATGGCATGTACTTGAATGGGATCATGTTGATCTCATCCATTTTAAATTTCCAAACAGCCGATTTCCATACCGGGAATGACCTGCCATACATTCTCTTCTTGCCCACCTATACTGCCACGGCCTGGTATCATCACCGCTTGAGTGGCGAATTGGAAAAGGATCTGCAAGCTACCCTGACTGAGGTTGAAGACTTTGCCATGGGCGAATATGCCCACGCCTTGATGCAAGGTGATGACCTGCAGGATGAGGAGCGCTTGTTGATCGCCCGCAAGCTGGCACGCTTTACTGGCCTCTCCGAGGATTACATCGATCGCACGAGCCTGCGGATTGATATCTTTCGCTTCACCAAGGAACTGCTACGCCACGCCAAGCGTACCGTCGGCCGCCTGGATAGCCGCTTCAAGGGTATTGACCTCGATTCAGCGGGTGAACATTTCGAGTTCGATCCGAGCATGAGCAATATCGGCGGACCCTATACTGCCACATTGAATGATTATGTGCGAGGTGAGCTGAAATTTGAGTCTGACCTGAACTATGAGATCCTGTCAGAACGCGTCTATCCTTGGAGTTATGCGGAATTCGAAAACGAGTACGTCAACGTCGCCGAGACGTTGCGTAAGGCAATGACCACCAACCAGTACCTGAAGGTGTATGTCGCAAATGGCTATTTCGACCTGGCCACACCCTACCTGGCCACAAGATACACCTTCAAACACCTGGGACTTGATCGAGCTTTGCTGGACAATCTGCGGATGGGTTTCTTTGAAGCCGGGCATATGATGTATATCCATATCCCCTCCCTTGCCAGGTTGAAATCTGACCTCGTGGATTTCATCACCTGGGCAGTACCCAATCCATAA